The Cygnus atratus isolate AKBS03 ecotype Queensland, Australia chromosome 12, CAtr_DNAZoo_HiC_assembly, whole genome shotgun sequence genome has a segment encoding these proteins:
- the LOC118246475 gene encoding adhesion G-protein coupled receptor G5, which yields MTTLLLTTLVLCFVESVLPCQGREDIQNFTLHLAEGLEQHSPQYNRNRLNQLEQVLACRKPGKEGWHFKAKLVETHVFSITANSFKGLNLTSSTQAQKEGRSMPRFKHAIRFPEELMRGIRAQEEQTLVCIYIHSSYIFLDKQNSSVLNNHILGAFLQNRTVTGLRRPVEIQFWHNMVLDASNATCVFWVPGADAGSAGSWSSEGCETQHKEGTVVCLCNHLTYFAVLMIQAQNLSQRELESLTYISTVGCSISATATFCTLLLCCFFRRWPQDNTTRIHMNLLAALFLLNGSFLLSKPLATSTKGPCRAAAALLHGSLLCSLAWMGAEAFHLYLLLVKVYNIYIQQYLLKLCLFAWGLPTLVVMAVLIFSGETYGYHVISTTDGYKNMNMCWLTSQLAHKVTLCYAGLILLFNMLMLVAVVAMLRRIQRQKGQARRDWATVLGLTCLLGTTWGLAFFSFGVFLIPQLYLFTILNSLQGLFICLWYLTTYRRSKSSSDSSTSR from the exons ATGACCACCCTGCTGCTGACCACCCTTGTCCTCTGCTTTGTTGAGTCTGTCTTGCCATGCCAAGGTAGGG AGGATATACAGAACTTCACGCTCCACCTGGctgaggggctggagcagcacagcccccagTACAACCGGAACAG GTTAAATCAGCTTGAGCAGGTGCTAGCCTGCAGAAAACCTGGCAAGGAGGGATGGCACTTCAAGGCCAAACTGGTCGAGACCCATGTGTTTAGTATCACGGCAAACAGCTTCAAAGGTTTAAATCTCACCAGCAGTACG CAGGCACAGAAAGAGGGGCGAAGCATGCCGCGGTTCAAGCACGCCATAAGATTCCCAGAGGAGCTCATGCGGGGCATCCGGGCACAGGAGGAGCAGACGCTCGTCTGCATTTACATCCACAGTTCTTACATCTTCCTG GATAAGCAGAACAGCTCTGTACTGAACAACCACATCCTGGGAGCCTTCCTGCAGAACAGGACCGTGACTGGGCTCAGGAGACCTGTGGAGATCCAGTTCTGGCACAACATGGTGCTG GATGCCTCCAATGCAACCTGTGTCTTCTGGGTGCCTGGAGCTG ACGCTggcagtgcaggcagctggaGTAGTGAGGGCTGCGAGACCCAGCACAAAGAGGGCACCGTTGTCTGCCTCTGCAACCACCTCACCTACTTTGCCGTCTTGATG ATCCAGGCACAAAACCTGAGCCAGCGTGAACTGGAGTCTCTCACCTACATCAGCACTGTGGGCTGCTCCATCTCAGCCACTGCCACCTTCTGcaccctcctgctctgctgcttcttcag GCGCTGGCCACAGGACAACACGACCAGGATCCACATGAATCTCCTGGCTGCGCTGTTCCTGCTCAATGGCAGCTTCCTGCTGAGCAAGCCGCTGGCCACCAGCACCAAGGGGCCCtgccgagctgctgctgccctgctccatggaagcctcctctgctccctggcaTGGATGGGTGCTGAGGCCTTCCACCTCTACCTCCTCCTCGTCAAGGTCTACAACATCTACATTCAGCAATACCTCCTCAAGCTCTGCCTCTTTGCTTGGG GTCTGCCCACGCTGGTTGTGATGGCTGTTCTGATCTTCAGTGGAGAAACCTATGGGTACCATGTCATCAGCACCACTGACGGCTACAAGAATATGAACAT GTGCTGGCTCACCAGCCAGCTGGCCCACAAGGTCACCCTCTGCTATGCTGGCCTCATCCTGCTCTTCAACATGCTGATGCTGGTGGCCGTGGTAGCAATGCTGAGGAGGATCCAGCGCCAGAAGGGGCAGGCGAGAAGGGACTGGGCAACGGTGCTGGGGCTCACCTGCCTGCTGGGAACCACCTGGGGGCTGGCCTTCTTCAGCTTTGGCGTCTTTCTCATCCCCCAGCTCTACCTCTTCACTATCCTCAACTCCCTGCAAG GTCTCTTCATCTGCCTGTGGTACCTCACCACATACCGCCGCAGCAAGTCCAGCTCTGACAGCAGCACCTCCAGATAA